TCGAAGCTATTTACTTACTCGTGAGCTGTTGCTTTTTTATAAATATGACCCCTTGGACTGAGGTATGGGTTTTATGCAGAAGTTTAGTTTAATAAGAGTGTCCTCCTACGTTAGATGCGGTAGTATTAGTTTCATCCCAAGAGAGGTCAGTGTTGGTTTATTTATTATTGGCCCAGCCTCAGACAAGTATCATAATGATAAACTTTCATGAAAAGGTTATTTCTTCATCAGCATTAAACTAATGTCATCATAACTgctgattttttaaaatattttttattattattttttaaagaatCGATGAGTTCCTGCTTTAAACTCACTATTTTCTATTCAGGTGGGGCAGCCATTACTGAACGCCAATCCAGAGTAGAGTTCCCAAGTGGTCCAGCAGCCAGTGAATGCTCCACCACAGTGGAATCAGCAATGTCGCCGGTAGTGAGCGAGGCCCGTCCTGCATCTGCATGCCATTGCCCGGAGAGGTCAAAGGGCAAGTTGCGGAGGGTCCGGACAGCGTTCACCCTGGACCAACTACGCATTCTAGAACATAGTTTCCATAGCAGCCGCTACCTGTCTGTCTTTGAGCGCTACGCTGTTGCTTCGACACTCTGTCTCACGGAGACCCAGGTGAAGATCTGGTTCCAGAACCGGCGCACCAAGTGGAAGAAAGAGTGTGAGGGGAAAGGGGTGCCTGAAGAGCACCGCCAGTGTGGGGTCGATTACCCCTCACCGCCTCCTGTCTATCCTACAACCCTGCCACTGTACAACACTATGCGTTGTCACCAGGGACCACAGACTCAACTATTCACGCCACCGTGCTTCCTCGTTCCACAATACCACCGTCG
This region of Oncorhynchus masou masou isolate Uvic2021 chromosome 8, UVic_Omas_1.1, whole genome shotgun sequence genomic DNA includes:
- the pnx gene encoding homeobox protein pnx is translated as MQPDKLLQVSRTSFSVADILDPSKFTGRPNITHPNHGSIQIDAARGTTGGAAITERQSRVEFPSGPAASECSTTVESAMSPVVSEARPASACHCPERSKGKLRRVRTAFTLDQLRILEHSFHSSRYLSVFERYAVASTLCLTETQVKIWFQNRRTKWKKECEGKGVPEEHRQCGVDYPSPPPVYPTTLPLYNTMRCHQGPQTQLFTPPCFLVPQYHRRPY